TGGTGGCACCTGAACCCCTTGCTTCCCACTCAGCCACTCCTTCACCAGCCCCTGGTCCTCCAGGGAGATCAGGCTGAAGTCAAGGAGATTCTTCTGTGCATGGGAGGTGCTTGGCTGTGGGGGGACGTCAGTGCTTGGTGGTTTGGAGGCAATGGGTCTGTTCCTCAGGGCCTGGGcaccagagcaggcagagctccctgggacactgctgtgaggagctgcagctcctggccagtgcacagcccttctcctgctgctgcctgccttggAGAATGATCTGTTTGGTGTGATGGAGCCACTGCTCCTTCCTAAGCTGGTGAGACTGGGCACGGGCTGGCAGTCAGAGCCCTGAGTGCTggcagggggctgtggctggggcagcagcatggcccacagggctgggctggcagctggagctgcacaggagTCTGGAGCCATGGAGGAGCCATCTGGACACGCAGGGGTTACAGCAGAAACGCTGTCTGTGGTGCATCCAGCACTCACTGGGGCCACAGGTAAGAGATGTGTGCACTGGCCAGCTGCCTTTCCCAAAGGAACTCCTGCCAGCTGGGAACTTGGTCCTTTTgtctctgcactgctggggtgaGGTGGATTTGCTTCAGCTGGTACAGGAGTCCCTCCCAAAGCAGAGACACTGCCATTGGAAGTCACAGCTGTCTGAGCCTGGCttcccccaggagcagctggcatTCCCTGGGGAACACCCAGCACAGTCTGcacagtgctggggagcagaCCCTGGGGGGTCACAACCCACTTGAAGggcaggatgctgctgggaaTCACAGGAGAAGCAGCTTGTGGAGTgaccagagcaggcagcaggctgACTGGCCTCTGCTGTGGCCTGTTCCTCTCCAGCTCACTGGTGACTGGTGTGGAAAGGGACAATTTACTGGTGCCAGACTCCAGGCCAAGAGCCACCACTGTGATCTGGTGAGGCACAAAAGCCTGGttgtgcagcactgctgaagctgagctgctggctgtgccctgacCATTGCACCCTCCCTGGTCTGGGGccttctctgctgcagctgggctcacAGCTGGAGAAACCCTTCCCTCAGGGCTGCTTCCCAGAGCTTCCTTTTTGTGAAGTTCCTTACTTGACTGTAGATCTGtgccctgtgagcagccagggctctcCCCAGTTTCTGGCACTGCAGAGGAATGGTTTtgaggcacaggagcagaaCCTGCAGCAGAAGTCCTTGTGGGCACTGCTGAACCCTGTACTTGGctgtctgtcccagcagcagctgcaggtgagcTCCCTGCAGGTGCACAGGGAATGatttgctgtgctgggtgctggatgATCAAAGGCCCTGAAACCAGCACCTGTGGGGCAACCAGCACtgtcctctgcagggctgccgTGGCCTGGAGCCTCCTCCAACGCTTCTCCTGCAGCAGTTCTGAGACAGTTTTCACCCTGTGCCTttggcccagggctgggggagctcccagcacagccggGGCCCAGCTCTCCAAGGCTCCAGTGGGGCTGGCCCGTGCTCTCAGGGCAGATCTCCTGACAGCACTCTTGGGGATGCCCTGTTGGGAATTCCTCTGAGAACAAGCCTGGGATGAGTTGCCTGCAGAGGATAAAATGACAATGAATGAACAGCATTTCTAAAAGCCATTTCTCATTAAACATCAAGGAATGTGGCAGAATTCCTGTTTGTGAGAATTCCTACAACATTACAGTCCTGATTTAATCAAGCCACATCCCAACAACTGAACAAGGGGTAACTGCCCCCCAGAAATCAGAGATGGGCCAGGAATGCACCCTAACACCCCACTGAACTGGTCCAGAGCCAATGGTTCCCCAGCCCTCCAGGGTTTTTTCCAGTCCTTACCAAAGGGGAACATGCTTAAAGATCCAAGATCTAGCAAAAATGAGCATGACAATGCAGGCTTGTCCCCCAAAGCTCTCCTTCAGTTAAACTTGTTATTAATGTAACAGTGATGAATTATGGGAAAGTTCTTGCACatcacaaaaataaatgttctggTAGATACCTGAAGAAGTCTCTGTATTTTGGGAAGCCTGtaaaaaaaagtatattaaaTTATACTTCTGATAGATTTAAAGATGATTAAAACAGCACAGATGTGAATCAAACCCACATCTGCCACCTCCTGAACAAATAGAGCCAGCATTTGATTCTGCCTCTGAACCAAAACTGCTAACACACATACAAACTGTGTGGCCACACAATTAAAGTGCTTATTTTAGTCAAGATTTCATTGGGGAAAGCTTAAAAACCACAATACCTGCTGAGGGCTCTTTGCATTAGCCTTAAGCAGCTCCAAGTGCCTCAGGTTCCTCTCCTTAATAATCCTCATACAGCCCTTGGTATCAATCTGGAGGAGCTGCAAGGTGAGAGCTTCATTAACATTCAAATGAGAACAAAAATGTACTGCTGGGGTCAGTGACAAAGCAAGACAGATGGGACATGCTCCACATGCAAGATTCTGGGGATATTTTACACTTGCAGAAAAAGCCCTGGCAGGACCAGACTTTGGATGCAGGACTTATTTAAGAAACTTCATGTGCAAACCATGAGGGCAGATTAGTCCAAAAATTAGATTATTTGTTTAAGAAGCAAAGATAAACCTCAAAGATAAACCTATTTAAGcttcaaatactgaaaaataaagactCCCTCTGTTTGAAAGCAGGTAAAGCTATTAAGACAGTAAAACTTACCTGAATGAGCAGTGCAAACAGGGGAGTGCTGCTGAGACTCACTGACTTAACCTTGTCATGAatagcagcagctgggaagaaaTCCAACAACAAAATCAGCTGGGAAATCACTCAGAAGACATCAGAAAATAGGGACAGAGGTAGGATGGGCCCCCAGTACCTTTTGTGTGGTAGAAACCCATCGTGCCAGCCCTCAGGCTGCGGGGCAGCAGCACATTGCCCATCCACGGGGTCACTGCCATCAGCAGCTTCCTGTCCAGGTTCAGCCTCCTCCAGTGCTCCCTGTTCCAGCGCCAGGctctcctgggcagctcctgggcatcctGGCCCGCAGCTGCACCCACTCCAGGGGGCATGGCCAAAAGCCTGGCAGGTCTCAGCATCTTTAATTGCCATGCATGAAAAATACACAATTAAGAGTTCCCGTTAGGAAGGTTCTGCCATTAGTCCCAGGGCAAACAATTCACAGGGCAGTCAGGACAAAAAACTGTGAGCTTTTCCTCTTGGAATTACAGTGCAATATCTGtgattatataaaaattatttcctactAAGCACAGCCTGGAAGTGCTCAGGTCACAAGAGCAGACAAGACACAAGAGGCACTCACCAGTTTCCTCTGGAAGCTCGTGTTGTTCCTCAGTATTGTCCTCACCTCCTCCAGGCTAACCCGCAGCACGTGTTTCCCACATTGGGAAGCCTAAAGATGAAAGAACACAAGAAAGTACAGAAGGGAAAGTCAAAGGAAATTATTGGCACTGCACAGCAGGTACAAGTTCTCAACATTGCTGCTGTTGAAGGTATCTTACTAAATGAAATCAACTCTGGAGACCTTCCCTTTTAATCCGTGTGCATCATCACAACATCATTTCTGTGAAATGCCTATTTCACAGAAGCTTTTGTGTGAGGGATctaccaaaaacccaaaaaccagaaTTTACTGGGTAATTATCTTCACGTTTTTTGACTTTACACCACAAGGGAATGAACAGCAAGATGTTATCTGCTCATCACATCCTGCCCttactgcagcagctgcacgTCCCTTCCAACTTCTGATCCAAGCCCCCATCCCAGCTCACCTTGGCCATCACTTCTGCTGGATTCCTCACCAGCACATCTGTGGAGCAGGCATTTGCAATGCCCATGAGCACAGTGTTCAGCTCAGATGATTTATCAGCAGCTCTGTCTCCATCACACCCTGCCCTTGGAACgtcactgcagctgctccctgtgccagccctggcagcagagaggagggatTGGATCTGGTTTCTCTCTCTGCTTGTCTCCTGTTTGTCTGTCCCTGTTGGTATCCACAGGTCAATGCTGGGCACTGCAAACTTCTCCTTTCTTGTGGTCACGTTCTCCTCCTctgagctgtgctccagctccagctcctcctcactgctgctctctgaggggctggagctctcCTCAGCGTGGCGCCGTTTGGTTGCCCCAGATCTTTTCCTCTTGATCAAAACAAGCACACACAAGTTTTAGTCAGTGTTCACCCCTGGCTTGCAACTCTCTCAAATcaggaaatttccttttccaaaggaaacaaaaccatcTTTAATATGGTTTTAAGCAGCCAGAATTTCTTGAGTGCCTGGGATCAAAACTGGCAAGTTATGAGGTACAGACATGAAAACCTACATATATCCCATTCTTACAGGCATTTCAAGGCAGGGAGGAATTCTGGataatacataaatatacaGCAAATTAACTTCAGCCCTTCAGAACAAACACTGCTTTACCCACCGAAAAGTTAAACTGtgaaatccacaaaaaaaaccccttgatTGTGTGAAATCAATGTCAATTTTTTTATTGATTTCACTTTTAGGATTCCACTTTTAGTTTAGAGAAACTTAATTGAAGAGAtggggctgtgacagcaggACTCCCACAATACCTTAGAGCCAATCATGACTGTCCACTTGCTCTGGCACTGGGCACCAGTCCGATGGGGCAGCTCTGAGGCTATTTTACTCCAGCGACCTGAAAAGGAGGCAGAGGATGCAGAACATTTTATTTGTGCCACAAACTGAGCAACAGGCCTTTCAATGCAGCCATTACACACTTTTATACATTTCTCTGAATAAGAGACAGAGCTACTGCATGAGTGGATCTCATACCCACAGCACACAATAGAGAGAAGTTGCAATCATCAGTACaaagcagagcctgcagggcttacaatgaaagaagagaaaacctCAATGACACCTCTAAAGATTAAGCCACAGAAACACCTACCCAGGCCATGCTTTTGAACCAGTTCAAtcagctgctcctcttcctccaagCTCCACTTGCCTTTCTTTACATCCCAGTGCAATACTTTTAAATACCTTGCAAATGAAAACATTACAGTCAGGATCATTCAATCCTGCTTGCAAAAATCAGACTTTCCCTGCCCTCcaaggctgaacaaacccagcaTTTCCCTTGTTTAGGGAAAATGTTCCCTGGCCTGAACTCACCGGTCCCGGCACTGGGCGTCGCTCCTGCCCGGCACTTCCCTCCGGATTTTGTACCAGTCCTTCTCCTTGTACTTCTTAACTGCAGCCATCAGCAtctgtgtgcaggcagagcaagAGCTGAAATCCTCACCAGGATCAACCCTAACAGGCCTGAGACAGCAGCAGTTCTGTTTGTTTCCTGTGCAAATCTCTGGACAAAACTGTTTAGGAGCTTCTAAGCGCTCCTGAGCTGTGGAGTGCCCACCTTGGTCTGGTTCACACTCCTCAAACTCAGATTTACAGCCATGCCACACCTCAGCACTCCAACATTCCCACCCTGCAATTCCAGGCCCAGAGAATGTTGCTTACAGCATCTTCCTCTGGTGTCCAGGGTCCCTTCTTCAAGCTGGGGTCCACACTCTTTGTCCAGCGGTAAATCAGCTGAGCAGAATCTCTTCCTTCCATGTAATATGCAACTGGAAATTAAAAGGTTTATTTAAATCTGTTGTAATTAATGCTTCTTCCTTTATCTGGACAACAGTTGCAAGTAGTGATTGCCATAAGCAGCACTTTAATCTCTTAAGAAATGGTGCTCTGCCAGTTTCAGCCAAATTTCCAGTATGGATAAAGGTTCCAAGAGATATGAAGTTCTTGCTGATATAATGAaacaggaaaggcagagatCACCAAGGAAAAGAGAATGGGAGAATGAAGGGTTTGTCACTTGTGGGCCACTTACTTTTCTTGTATGGGATATGGCTTCCCACTCTCATCTCCTGAACAAGCTCTAAAAGCATCTGATCCTCCTCCTTGGtccattctttcctttttaaatctTTGTTATAGAGTTGGTATTTCTGCAAGCACTGGAAAGGTGTCCTGTTTGTCTTAACACAGggaaaacagagagaaacaaGCAATTAGTTATTTATGAGAACAAAAAGCAAGAGGGAAAAGCTAAAGCACCAATCCTTTTTGGTACTGTTCTTGGACACTCATCACAAAGCATTAATTAACACTGAATTAGTATtaacattgttttttaaatctgaCAAGAGGCAAAGTAAAGCCAGAGTGAACCCAGTAGCCAGCTCAGACCTTACCCCCAGCTCCTGGGCAATGCTCTGCCAGTCCAGGCAGTTGTGCTCAGCAGCAATCTGCTTCAGCCtgtccagctcctcctcagtCCACTCCTCTTTGTTGATGCTTGGATGTTCCCAGTTTTGCCAAAACTTCCTCAGTTCCTCTGAGCTGCGTTGTCCATCAAActaaaaaccaacaaaaatatgTTTAGTCTCATAGCTGGGATTAAGACACCTggacaaaaggaaaatcagTA
This genomic stretch from Ammospiza caudacuta isolate bAmmCau1 chromosome 21, bAmmCau1.pri, whole genome shotgun sequence harbors:
- the SNAPC4 gene encoding snRNA-activating protein complex subunit 4, whose protein sequence is MSRGPGPAGPLRSPQGLELDAERERIRREIEQLERSLQPGGTGIQLALCDTALSSDGDDEDDDDEDSCAEMEVEVEEDSSDDDDDDIESLPQDPETCLQMNHVYQDVIKEKIEEVELLIAQNRAQQKEIMDERDGSKTTKAGDGRNLPANVFLGHFMKPYFKDKTTGIGPPPNEEAKEKAAQGIKSFEQLHSSKWKAVEKTLLQKSVVSDRLQHLLQPKLLKLSYWNQKLEKIKTETEKETLEKQIKDLEQEIEAINQLPESDLIGNRFDEHDWDKISNIHFDGQRSSEELRKFWQNWEHPSINKEEWTEEELDRLKQIAAEHNCLDWQSIAQELGTNRTPFQCLQKYQLYNKDLKRKEWTKEEDQMLLELVQEMRVGSHIPYKKIAYYMEGRDSAQLIYRWTKSVDPSLKKGPWTPEEDAMLMAAVKKYKEKDWYKIRREVPGRSDAQCRDRYLKVLHWDVKKGKWSLEEEEQLIELVQKHGLGRWSKIASELPHRTGAQCQSKWTVMIGSKRKRSGATKRRHAEESSSPSESSSEEELELEHSSEEENVTTRKEKFAVPSIDLWIPTGTDKQETSRERNQIQSLLSAARAGTGSSCSDVPRAGCDGDRAADKSSELNTVLMGIANACSTDVLVRNPAEVMAKASQCGKHVLRVSLEEVRTILRNNTSFQRKLMLRPARLLAMPPGVGAAAGQDAQELPRRAWRWNREHWRRLNLDRKLLMAVTPWMGNVLLPRSLRAGTMGFYHTKAAAIHDKVKSVSLSSTPLFALLIQLLQIDTKGCMRIIKERNLRHLELLKANAKSPQQASQNTETSSGNSSQACSQRNSQQGIPKSAVRRSALRARASPTGALESWAPAVLGAPPALGQRHRVKTVSELLQEKRWRRLQATAALQRTVLVAPQVLVSGPLIIQHPAQQIIPCAPAGSSPAAAAGTDSQVQGSAVPTRTSAAGSAPVPQNHSSAVPETGESPGCSQGTDLQSSKELHKKEALGSSPEGRVSPAVSPAAAEKAPDQGGCNGQGTASSSASAVLHNQAFVPHQITVVALGLESGTSKLSLSTPVTSELERNRPQQRPVSLLPALVTPQAASPVIPSSILPFKWVVTPQGLLPSTVQTVLGVPQGMPAAPGGSQAQTAVTSNGSVSALGGTPVPAEANPPHPSSAETKGPSSQLAGVPLGKAAGQCTHLLPVAPVSAGCTTDSVSAVTPACPDGSSMAPDSCAAPAASPALWAMLLPQPQPPASTQGSDCQPVPSLTSLGRSSGSITPNRSFSKAGSSRRRAVHWPGAAAPHSSVPGSSACSGAQALRNRPIASKPPSTDVPPQPSTSHAQKNLLDFSLISLEDQGLVKEWLSGKQGVQVPPLQTRLPYLPPFLCSIKTLSRLLLQKAALEVQAASLLASEASGDGGTGDLFHAIGELVQQKLGDNPAYLLLKARFLAAFTLPAVLATLSPPRVTTTVSAGNQLEESDEEELESENQVLKEESCGKELTGVQEDWRLGDEPGDEDADLLNQDMGAEESPAQSALGSCTAGADARAPQSRSARFKKRRRT